The Syntrophobotulus glycolicus DSM 8271 DNA window AAAATTTACCTCTGTTCATATTCAATGGGGTCTCGTATATTGTTTTCCTGAAAAGCCTGCAGCCTGCCGACACAGGTTGAGCAGACACCACAGGCTTTTTCCTGTCCATTATAACAGCTCCAGGTTAGTTCAAAAGGAGCATTGACCGTGATCCCCAGCGCTACAATATCCTTTTTGGTCAGCCATTGCAGAGGGGTCACCAGACGAACCTTCAGATAAGAGCCGATATAAATGGCGCTGGCCATCGAGCCGTTGAATTCCGGAGTACAGTCCGGATACGCCCAGTTCCGGGCATCCTCGGCATGAGCCCCGTAGAATATGGTATCGGCCTCTTTTACCAGAGCCACAGTGGTCGCCACAGACAGAAAGTTGGCATTGCGGAAGGGCACATAGGTCGGAGAAATTCCATAGGCCTGGCTCAATTCTTCATAAGTCATTTCCGGATTTGGTTTATCGGGATCAACCAGAGTAGAACCGGCTCCCCGGAAAATGTCGGGCAAACTTTCGGTGTAATGCTCCGGTATTCCCAAGTGTTCACAGACTGCTTCGGCTGACTTAATCTCCCTGGCATGCTTCTGTCCATAGAAAAGAGTCAGGGCAATGACATTCTCCGCGCCAAATTCACGGCATGCCAGAACCGCGCATATTGTACTGTCCAGCCCTCCGCTCAGGAGGACGACTGCTTTGCGTTTTTTTTCCATAAAACGAAATATCCCTCTTTACTGTATTTTGCCTAAGGGTTCTCAATGATTTCATCTTATCATAAATAAAAGTATATTCTCAAGTTTCAGCCGAAACTACTCTTAACCTGTATTTTACCTTAAACAAAAGAAACCTTATAATAAAAGGTTTATCTTTGTTTTAGAACATGGCACAAGACAATTAGAAATATTTGCAAAATGGGAGTATAATACATTTATAAACTTGCTTTTATCTTAGACGGGAAAGCAAACTACTGAGAGGTAACGATCATGTTTGATACTCATGTGCACACCAGATTTTCACCGGATTCAAATTTAAAAATAGGAGAGCTTATCCAAAAAAGCAAGGATGAGAAATTAGGCATCATCATTACAGACCATTATGAGTTTGGTTCCGGGAAGGACTGTTTCCGTTTTAATGAGAAGGACTACTTTGACACTCTGCTCCCTCTTCGCCATGAAAGGCTCCTGACAGGTGTAGAGATCGGCTTAAATACTCTTCAACCGGAAAATTTGCTTGCTTTTCTGCAAAAGCATTCTTTCGATTATGTCCTCGGCTCAATCCACACGATTAATGATCAAGCCCTGGATCAGCATTTTTTTTCCACCCACACGAAACAAGAAGCCTATGAAAAATACTTGAAACACGCCCTGTTCTGTTTGCAGGCTGTACCCTCGATTAATAGCTTCGCCCACTTTGATTTTATCAGCCGCTATGCCCCCTATCCTGACCCGGCGATGGAATACCGCCAGTTTTCCGATTTGCTGGATGAAATTTTTAAGCTTTTGGCTGAACGGGAAACAGCTTTGGAGATCAATCTCCGGTACAGCCATCCTCAATACTTTTCAGAATATCAAAAGTTTTATCAAAGGTTCAAAGAGCTTGGGGGAAAGTATGTGACCATTGGCTCCGATGCTCATTCACCCGGGCAAATAGGCCGAAACCTGAAGACCGGCTATGAGCTCGCGGCATATTGTTCTTTATCGCCGGTATATTTCAAGGAGCGCTCCCCCCAGTTTGTTCACTCTGCTCAATGCTGTGCCCGCTAGATAAACGGAACGGATTAAGCCGGTCCCTGAATCATGGCTTTCACCAGGCCTTCAACTGTATACTCCTTGGCCTCAGAAAAAACAGGCAGCCCCATTTCTTGCAAGGCGGCGCTGGTCACAGGGCCAATTGAACATAGCTTTACCTTGGACAGCAAATCTTTCTTGCCGTCCAATAAGCGGAGAAAATGAGATACGGTTGAAGGGCTGGTAAATGTCACCCCGTCTATCTCCTTATTTTCCAGCAGATCCCGCAGCCGGTCTTTATCCGCCTCTCCCGGAACCGTTCTATAGACAGGCACATCCCAGACATCCGCGCCTGAAGCTGCCAAGGCTTGCGGCAGCAGGCCCGACGCCTCCTGCGCTCTTGCCAGGAGAACACGCTCCCCCGGGATGAGCTTACCGGCCAGGCCTTCGGCTATTTTTTCATTTCTGAATTCTTCGGGGACAAAAGAAACAGATAATCCCCTTTTGGTCAGGGCTGCTTGAGTCACCGGGCCAATAGCCGCGATTTTCACTCCGGCAAGCTCCCGGATATCTTTCCCCCGGCGCCCCAGTTCAGCAAAAAAGGCTTCTACCCCGTTTACACTGGTAAAGATGAGCCAGGACAAGCTGTCCAGATTTTCCATTGCCCTGAGTAAAAGCTGAGAATCCGCAGGCTCGGTAATCTTGATTACCGGAAATTCCAGAGCTTCCCCCCCCAGCTCTTCAATGGCTTGGGACAAGCCGGCGGCCTGATGGCTTGCTCTGGTCACAATGATTGTTTGTCCGAACAAGGGTCTGCGTTCAAGCCAGTTCAGTTTTTCTCTTAAAGAGACAACTTCTCCAACCACAATAACTGCCGGGTTCTCCAGCCTTTTCGCCCGGGCTATGGAAGCAATGCCGCCAAGCTCGCCGGATATGACGCGCTGTTTGGAATATGTTCCCCACTCAATGATTCCTACGGGTGTTT harbors:
- the queC gene encoding 7-cyano-7-deazaguanine synthase QueC; the encoded protein is MEKKRKAVVLLSGGLDSTICAVLACREFGAENVIALTLFYGQKHAREIKSAEAVCEHLGIPEHYTESLPDIFRGAGSTLVDPDKPNPEMTYEELSQAYGISPTYVPFRNANFLSVATTVALVKEADTIFYGAHAEDARNWAYPDCTPEFNGSMASAIYIGSYLKVRLVTPLQWLTKKDIVALGITVNAPFELTWSCYNGQEKACGVCSTCVGRLQAFQENNIRDPIEYEQR
- a CDS encoding histidinol-phosphatase HisJ family protein, with product MFDTHVHTRFSPDSNLKIGELIQKSKDEKLGIIITDHYEFGSGKDCFRFNEKDYFDTLLPLRHERLLTGVEIGLNTLQPENLLAFLQKHSFDYVLGSIHTINDQALDQHFFSTHTKQEAYEKYLKHALFCLQAVPSINSFAHFDFISRYAPYPDPAMEYRQFSDLLDEIFKLLAERETALEINLRYSHPQYFSEYQKFYQRFKELGGKYVTIGSDAHSPGQIGRNLKTGYELAAYCSLSPVYFKERSPQFVHSAQCCAR
- the cobA gene encoding uroporphyrinogen-III C-methyltransferase, with product MKKGYVYLVGAGPGNPKLITIKGLECIAKADVLIYDRLISAHLLNQAKPECEKIYVGKSPKAQVRTQEEINALLVEKGLAGKTVTRLKGGDPFVFGRGGEEAEALAEAGIPFEIVPGVTSAVAVPAYAGIPVTHRGLTSSFTVITGHERADKENSNIPWKNLAEAQNTLIFLMGMENLELICGKLLEHGRSAKTPVGIIEWGTYSKQRVISGELGGIASIARAKRLENPAVIVVGEVVSLREKLNWLERRPLFGQTIIVTRASHQAAGLSQAIEELGGEALEFPVIKITEPADSQLLLRAMENLDSLSWLIFTSVNGVEAFFAELGRRGKDIRELAGVKIAAIGPVTQAALTKRGLSVSFVPEEFRNEKIAEGLAGKLIPGERVLLARAQEASGLLPQALAASGADVWDVPVYRTVPGEADKDRLRDLLENKEIDGVTFTSPSTVSHFLRLLDGKKDLLSKVKLCSIGPVTSAALQEMGLPVFSEAKEYTVEGLVKAMIQGPA